ATATGTTCGAGAACTTGGAAGGCCCAAACCACATCATATTTAATTTATCAGAATTCTCTAAAGAATGTGGTTGGATAGACTCATTCAGCACTAACGTTCCCTGGTGTTCGGCAAGTTCTTTTGCTTTCCCGCTAAATTCAAGCCCGACATAATTAGCGCTCGCTACTTTTTTAGAAAAAGCCCCTTTTCCACATCCGATTTCGAGAATTAAATCTGATTTCTTTATGAATGGGTTGGCAAAATTGTATTCGGACTTTTCATCCATATAGTACCAATCAAATTTTTGTAATTGCTCATCAAACCATTAACACCACCGGCGGTCGGGGGCTAAAAATATATTAAATCTGACTCGTTTGACTGGTAATTTGTATTTTGTCAATTCCATAAAATTATTTAAAAACATCTATTTTGAAAACTTTTTATACAGTGAAATTAAAGTTTTTGAATTCCCTTCTTCCAAAATTTTGACATTAGCATTACCACTTAGTGGGCAGATTACACTCATCCGGATGACCCTCAAGTAAGACCTAATTTTCGACCCGCTATAGATTAATAGATTAATCTATTTATCTATCAGTAAAAATGAAATGTAACAGACAGAATGAGGGGCCAACTATAGACCATCTGGAATTTTTTAGACGAGTCCTCATTCTGTTCATCATCAGCTTATTGGGAGATTAAAGATTTTTCATTTATTTAGTTTTCGCTTGACCTCCTTTAGCCAAAGACTTTAAAGCATTTTTTAAAAGAGCTTTAAAACTTTGAGTTTCTTCAACAGTAATTGTTTTTCTTTGCGAGTTACTCTTTTTGCGTGCCCAAGCCCACCATTCATCTTGGATTTTGAACTCCGAATAATCGGGATGTTGCATCACGACTAGGCGAAACAACAATTCTATGTGGGGAGTATTCAATTCATCCTCTCCCATTTCTTCATGATTTATCCCATCGGTTGAGCTTCTTCCGGTTCCCCCATACGTCCAGTTATAATCATCAAACAGAACCCATCCACCTTGCTTTAGCAACTTGTCTGCTAAACAAAAAGCGAAGCCATCAATTGTCCAGTTTTTCGACCCATCTATGAAACAAAAGTCATAAATCGGCTGGCAACTGTAGTTTTCCGTATTTTTTTCGATTTGCTTTTTTAAAAACCAGGTATATGAAGTTTGTTCCCGCACAACAGTAACGTACTTTTCTAACCCGGTTTTCGAGAGGAGTTGTTCGATAGAAGGGTCTCGCCATTGTGTAGTGGAGATTAAATCGACTGTCGTCAGATTGCCTCCTCCTATTTCATCTAAGGCAGCGGCTATATAACAACTAGAAACCCCATGAGCAAACCCTAATTCTAAACAGTTTGAGACTTTGTTGTCTATAATAAAATCATAAATTATTTTCCCTTGAGCAGGTGTCATAAACGGAACTCCTTCTAGGAGTTGTTTCACTTCTTCAAATTTCATTCGTTAAACCTCCCTCATACCTTGATTAAGAATACAATAGAATTCTGGCATCCCTGTAAAAAGACAAGCTGATTTATCAGGGGATTAGAGTCAATTAGTCAGATAGTCAGAAAACTTTCACGAGTCTAATGACTGACTTCTTACCCATTTTTTCTAGGCGATCGCCAACAACCGAACAATCGATTTACATTTAGACAGGAACTAACCTAAGTTTTTGTCCTGAATACAATACTCCTGATGTTCACGGGTTTTAATTAACGCCTGGTTTTATGTTCAATTCATTTAAAGGACCTATTTCATGTGACATAATCTGGATGGTTTTTCATAACACAATAACGAGCATTTAACTTTCTGGGGTCTGCCAAATTCCTCAGCTAAAGTTGTTGCTGGGAATTTCTATGATTTGGGGGCCTATAATAGAATACAATGATGCCAGTATATTGTCATACCATTTGAACTAATTTTTCTTTAGAGAAGAATAGAAATAGCTCAGTTGTACATCTAATAATT
This sequence is a window from Laspinema palackyanum D2c. Protein-coding genes within it:
- a CDS encoding class I SAM-dependent methyltransferase; the protein is MKFEEVKQLLEGVPFMTPAQGKIIYDFIIDNKVSNCLELGFAHGVSSCYIAAALDEIGGGNLTTVDLISTTQWRDPSIEQLLSKTGLEKYVTVVREQTSYTWFLKKQIEKNTENYSCQPIYDFCFIDGSKNWTIDGFAFCLADKLLKQGGWVLFDDYNWTYGGTGRSSTDGINHEEMGEDELNTPHIELLFRLVVMQHPDYSEFKIQDEWWAWARKKSNSQRKTITVEETQSFKALLKNALKSLAKGGQAKTK